The sequence below is a genomic window from Desulfobacteraceae bacterium.
ATGACAGGCCCCCTTTGGTGAACCGTTGCCCAAAGGGGGTCTGTCATTTATCCGAAAAGAAAAACCCCGGCATGACCACACCTCCGGGAACCTGACCCAACCGCCTCAGCCCCCTTCCCGTCCGGGCTTCACACCTTCTCCCACGTCACCCGCAGCACTTCCTCGACCGTTGTAATCCCGGCCAGCATTTTCTGAATGGCGCTTTCCCGCATGCTGACCATGCCCTCCCGGACCGCCTCGGCCGCAATGGCGTGGGCATCGGCCTCGGGGGTGGTCAAGCGGCGGATGGCGTCCGTGTAGGGGATCACCTCGTGAACAGCGGTGCGGCCGAAAAAGCCGGTCCCGCGGCAGCGCTGGCAGCCTTTACCGCGCCGCAGGCTCACCTCCTCCATGGAGTTTTTGGCGACGGCAAGCCCCATCCGGAGCAGTTCTTCGGCGCCAAGCGTATAGGATTCCGCGCATTTTTCGCACACCTTGCGCACCAAGCGCTGGGCAACGATGCCGACCACGGTGGCCTGGATGAGAAATGACGGAATCCCGAGATCGATCATGCGGGTGATGGCGGAGGCCGCATCGTTGGTGTGAATCGTCGAGAGCACCAGGTGGCCGGTCATGGCGGCCTGGACGGCGTTTTCGGCGGTCTCCAGATCGCGCATTTCCCCGATCATGATGATGTCGGGGTCCTGGCGCAGAATATTGCGCAAAATCGAACTGAAGGTGATGTTGACCGCCGGCTGCACCGCAATCTGGTTGAAATCCTCGTGAACCATTTCAATGGGGTCTTCGACGGTGGTGATGTTGATCTCGGGGGTCGACAACTTGCGCAGGGTCGAGTAGAGGGTGGTGGATTTGCCGCTGCCCGTCGGCCCGCAGACCAGCACGATACCGTGGGGTTTGCCGATGATTTTGCTGTAGCGTTCAATGTCGGTCGGGCTGAACCCGAGGCGGTCGAGATCCTGGAACAAGACGTCCGGGTCCATGATTCTCATGACCACCTTTTCGCCGAAGGCCACCGGCACGGTGGATACCCGGATTTCCAGCTCCTCCCCGCCCTTGTCGGTCTTGATGCGGCCGTCCTGGGGTCTGCGCTTTTCGGCCATGTCCAGTCGGGACATGTTTTTGATCCGGCTGACAATGGCGAAGTGGACCTTTTTGGGCAACTCGTAGACGGTGTGCAGGACACCGTCGATCCGCATTCTGACCAGGGTGGTGTCCCGCTTGGGCTCGATGTGGATATCGCTGGCACGCTGGTCGAAGGCATAGAGCAGGAGATGGTTGACCGCATTGACGATGTGCTGATCGTTGGAGGGCAGCTCCTCCACCGACTTCAGCCGCACGTATTGCTCGAGATTGCCCAAATCGACCAGGGGGGAGGAAAACTGGTTTTCCGCCGCGATAATGGAGCGTTTGAACCCGAAAAATTCATTGATGATCTTGATGATATCCGCCCGCGGGGTCACCACCGGACTGATCCGCAGGTTTCGCACGCGGGCGATATCATCCATGGCCTCGAGGTTGAACGGGTTGCAGGTGGCCACGATCAGGGTGTCTTTTTGGATCTCGACCGGCAGAACCAGGTGCTTGCGGGCAAACGAGCGGGGGATGGTCGTCGTAACCAGGTTTAAATCCAGTTTGAGGGGATCGATCTTGCGGTAGGGGATTTTCCATTGGGCCGCCAAGGCCTTGTACACCACCTCCTCATCCAGGCCCATGCAGGCATTGCCGGAGCGCTCCAGATTGCGGGCGGTGAGCAAGGTGATGATGTCCACCGCGCAGGACTCACCATTGACGCCGGACCCGTTGCCGTCCTCCTTGCGCCCCAGCCGGTCCGCCAGCCGTTTTTTGAGGATCTCCTTTCTCCCGAGGATTCTTTTTGCCTGATCGCGGGAGAGCACCCCCTGGCTTAAGAGCGCTTTGCAGACGCTGGCGTCCGACAGTGGGTTGCTGAGGTCGATTTGCATAGAGTTCTGGTCTCCCGAGAGGTGAATCCGACCGCCTTAAAACCGCGTGCCGACTGCGCAACTGTGCTGAAAAACCCCTGCGCCACCGCCAGCGAGCGCGGTTCGAAAAGCGCGGGGTTGCCCGGCGCCGGGCGCTTTGGATCCCAACTGCCGTTTAGGGTCTTTCAGAAACGGTGGGCCCGTCGGCGGCGGTTTGAATCTGCCGGTTGAAGGCTTTGACGCCCGTTTCATATTCCTGCCGTGTGTTTTCGTAGGCGGCAATCCGGGCGTTTAAATCACGGACTTGGCGGGCGTAATCGATCGCAGCCGGATCATCGCTGGCAGGCTGAACCAGTGGAAGCCTTTCCTTGACCTCGGCAATCTCCCGATAGGCCGCGTCCAACTCGCTTTTGAGGGTTTTCAGCCGGGTCTCCAAGGAGTTGGTGTCTTCCGGGCGCCCAATTGGATTGTCCTGGGGCTGAGCAACGGCAGGGACCGCACCGATGATTTTTTGCTGCGATGCCGTATCCCCGAGATCGCGATGGACCTGAAGCGTCACGCGTTGGTTTTCAGGAACAGCCTCGATGGCGTCGGTAAAGTGAACGACGCCGCTGGCATCACGGTATTGGTAGTACCCCGCCCAGCCGCAGGCCGGCAGCAGACCCAATACAGCCCATATCATGAATTTTTTGAGAAACATCTCGCCTCCAGCGATTAAAATGGCGATCAGCCAAAGCGACGGGTGGCCTGGTGACGGCCCTCGGGTTTAAACCGAATCCCACCGTCTCCAGGCCACCGCGACTGCCAAAATCTATTGCGCTTGCGGCGCCGGCAGCTTCCAGAGAGAGCGAATCACCCGCTCACCCTCGAGTTCGTAGCCCACCGGGGTCCCCGCCGCAAACGATCCGCTGCTCATAGGCTCCCCACCCTCACCATAAAAGGAAACCGATGGAGATAACCGGAAAAAGGAGTCGTCGATGACGATCTCACCCGCCCCCATCCGATCGATGACCCCAACGCCCTGAAATTCAACCTGGAACCCATCCTCGTGTTGGGGGGTGGCGTCGGTAAGGGTATCGGCCCGTGCCGCCGACCCGGCCCAGGGAATGAACCCCACCACCAGTTGGAGCAGAAAGCAGCCGATGAAAAACATGATTTTACGATTAAAATTTTTCAAGCAACAGCCCTCCCTGTTTATTTGCCTTCGATTTCGCGCCAGGAAGACATCCCCAGTTGGATCTTTTTCTCTTTGATGGGAATGACTGACCCATCGGAGTTGCTGAAATATTTGACCTCGATATCGGTGCCCGGGATTTCAGCCACCGCCGGTG
It includes:
- the tadA gene encoding Flp pilus assembly complex ATPase component TadA, which codes for MQIDLSNPLSDASVCKALLSQGVLSRDQAKRILGRKEILKKRLADRLGRKEDGNGSGVNGESCAVDIITLLTARNLERSGNACMGLDEEVVYKALAAQWKIPYRKIDPLKLDLNLVTTTIPRSFARKHLVLPVEIQKDTLIVATCNPFNLEAMDDIARVRNLRISPVVTPRADIIKIINEFFGFKRSIIAAENQFSSPLVDLGNLEQYVRLKSVEELPSNDQHIVNAVNHLLLYAFDQRASDIHIEPKRDTTLVRMRIDGVLHTVYELPKKVHFAIVSRIKNMSRLDMAEKRRPQDGRIKTDKGGEELEIRVSTVPVAFGEKVVMRIMDPDVLFQDLDRLGFSPTDIERYSKIIGKPHGIVLVCGPTGSGKSTTLYSTLRKLSTPEINITTVEDPIEMVHEDFNQIAVQPAVNITFSSILRNILRQDPDIIMIGEMRDLETAENAVQAAMTGHLVLSTIHTNDAASAITRMIDLGIPSFLIQATVVGIVAQRLVRKVCEKCAESYTLGAEELLRMGLAVAKNSMEEVSLRRGKGCQRCRGTGFFGRTAVHEVIPYTDAIRRLTTPEADAHAIAAEAVREGMVSMRESAIQKMLAGITTVEEVLRVTWEKV
- a CDS encoding DUF4124 domain-containing protein — translated: MFLKKFMIWAVLGLLPACGWAGYYQYRDASGVVHFTDAIEAVPENQRVTLQVHRDLGDTASQQKIIGAVPAVAQPQDNPIGRPEDTNSLETRLKTLKSELDAAYREIAEVKERLPLVQPASDDPAAIDYARQVRDLNARIAAYENTRQEYETGVKAFNRQIQTAADGPTVSERP